A DNA window from Impatiens glandulifera chromosome 7, dImpGla2.1, whole genome shotgun sequence contains the following coding sequences:
- the LOC124946182 gene encoding leucine-rich repeat extensin-like protein 6 produces the protein MATTIIKFNPHKTIFTLLIIGILSIPSDCSTIMRNLIDGTSSPDTGDVKCSSCPPCGADNPCYQSPPPPPPPPKKPPSPKKPPPSSSNCPPPPALPSPGYIYVPGPPGNLYPIDAYYNSWAGRNLPTMMGFGLLVVLGFLW, from the coding sequence ATGGCTACAACAATCATCAAATTCAACCCCCACAAAACCATTTTCACTCTTCTCATCATCGGAATTCTATCAATTCCATCTGATTGTTCCACCATCATGAGAAATCTCATCGATGGCACATCCTCTCCTGATACCGGCGACGTCAAGTGTTCATCCTGTCCCCCCTGCGGCGCCGACAATCCCTGCTACCAATCGCcgcctcctcctccacctccgCCGAAAAAACCGCCGTCTCCGAAGAAACCGCCGCCGTCTTCCTCAAACTGCCCTCCACCTCCAGCTCTTCCATCGCCGGGATATATTTACGTACCTGGGCCACCGGGAAACCTTTATCCGATCGACGCGTATTATAATTCTTGGGCTGGCCGGAATTTACCCACTATGATGGGATTTGGATTGTTGGTTGTTCTTGGATTTCTTTGGTAA